A single uncultured Methanolobus sp. DNA region contains:
- a CDS encoding ABC transporter ATP-binding protein — protein sequence MASMDSIISITGLSKSFGRRKALNNINLDINKGEFVAIFGPNGAGKTTLLKIMSTIINPSRGNVHVNGIDAKKHPEKIRGMIGAISHETYLYDELTARENLIFFARMYGIENNNIDERVDSILKSVNLLKRADERAGSFSRGMKQRLSIARSLLHQPEILLMDEPYTGLDQHAAANFERVLMSTGNSDVTRIMITHNIERAFELCDRMLIMDRGEIRFDKLKTEIESVEEFKEQYISIVEKDTDAEGISNV from the coding sequence ATGGCTTCAATGGACAGTATCATCTCAATCACAGGTCTTTCAAAGAGCTTTGGCCGAAGGAAGGCATTGAACAATATCAACCTTGATATCAATAAAGGTGAGTTCGTTGCCATATTCGGTCCAAACGGAGCCGGAAAGACCACTCTTCTGAAGATAATGTCCACGATCATCAATCCTTCCAGAGGAAATGTGCATGTAAACGGAATTGATGCCAAAAAACATCCTGAAAAGATCAGGGGAATGATAGGTGCCATTTCCCACGAGACTTACCTTTATGATGAGTTAACAGCAAGGGAGAACCTTATTTTTTTTGCACGCATGTATGGAATTGAAAATAATAACATCGATGAAAGAGTTGATTCCATACTCAAAAGTGTAAATCTCCTGAAACGTGCAGATGAAAGAGCAGGTTCATTCTCCAGAGGAATGAAGCAGAGACTTTCAATAGCAAGATCATTGCTGCACCAGCCTGAGATTTTGCTTATGGACGAACCATATACCGGACTTGACCAGCATGCTGCTGCTAATTTTGAGCGTGTGCTCATGAGTACCGGAAATTCTGATGTTACAAGGATTATGATTACTCACAACATTGAGCGTGCCTTTGAACTATGTGACCGCATGCTCATAATGGATCGGGGAGAAATACGCTTCGACAAACTAAAAACTGAAATTGAAAGCGTGGAAGAGTTCAAAGAACAGTACATTTCCATAGTGGAAAAGGATACCGATGCAGAGGGCATTAGTAACGTCTAA
- a CDS encoding PEF-CTERM sorting domain-containing protein → MKTKTNFNVKRVFALSLASIFLLTATLSMSAMAAADTVVIPYGDSGYKYKIIDTVVKNNFADPAYDDSEFDSGIAGFGSNYSGCVLTNEQYVKTEWPVYTDIAVRKEFYLPAGTSDMKISVAIDNDVQVFVNGVDVSGGMKTHEGCPSWGSFVFEVDDSILQEGTNLIAIRGRDRGTASFLDIKVTADVPNTEEIPEFPTIALPIAAIIGLAFIFKRE, encoded by the coding sequence ATGAAAACAAAAACGAATTTCAATGTAAAGAGAGTCTTCGCTCTCTCACTCGCAAGTATATTCCTGCTTACAGCAACATTGTCAATGAGTGCAATGGCTGCTGCCGACACTGTGGTCATCCCTTACGGTGACTCAGGTTACAAATACAAGATCATTGACACCGTTGTGAAAAATAATTTTGCAGATCCTGCGTATGACGATTCCGAATTTGATTCCGGAATTGCAGGCTTTGGTTCAAATTATTCCGGCTGTGTGCTTACAAATGAACAGTATGTAAAGACAGAATGGCCAGTATATACCGACATTGCCGTAAGAAAGGAGTTCTATCTCCCTGCAGGCACAAGTGACATGAAGATATCCGTTGCTATTGACAACGATGTTCAGGTATTTGTCAACGGTGTGGATGTTTCTGGAGGAATGAAAACACACGAAGGATGCCCTAGCTGGGGAAGCTTTGTATTTGAAGTAGATGACAGCATCCTGCAGGAAGGTACAAACCTTATAGCTATCAGAGGAAGAGACCGTGGAACTGCAAGCTTCCTTGACATCAAGGTCACAGCAGATGTTCCAAACACAGAGGAAATTCCAGAATTCCCGACAATCGCTCTGCCAATTGCCGCGATCATCGGGCTGGCATTCATATTCAAGAGAGAATAA
- a CDS encoding molybdopterin-dependent oxidoreductase, with protein sequence MLHIRQFHLLISCILILVISVSGCTVDSQKGQQEYNTSDEAVVFEGKELTPISEQRNNGIKGTQYIDQETYELRIYGMVDNPASFTYAELLSFPPVSRFVRMDCVEGWGFDAKWTGVTLNTLFNETGVNNSATTVIFYSADGYSTSLDYDYVVENDIMLAYELNDITLPADRGFPLQLVAESKYGYKWAKWITSIEVTDEPYKGYWETAGYSNDAEVGGPAFER encoded by the coding sequence ATGCTTCATATCAGGCAATTCCATCTGCTTATTAGCTGTATATTGATTCTGGTTATTTCCGTTAGCGGATGTACCGTTGATTCACAAAAGGGGCAGCAGGAATACAATACTTCCGATGAAGCTGTAGTTTTTGAAGGCAAGGAACTGACCCCTATTTCAGAACAGCGTAACAATGGAATAAAAGGAACTCAGTACATCGATCAGGAAACCTACGAACTTAGAATCTATGGAATGGTTGACAACCCCGCGAGTTTTACATATGCAGAATTACTGTCCTTTCCACCAGTCTCAAGATTCGTGCGCATGGACTGTGTCGAAGGCTGGGGATTTGATGCAAAGTGGACAGGTGTGACTCTGAACACACTGTTCAATGAAACAGGTGTAAATAACAGTGCAACCACAGTTATATTCTACTCAGCCGATGGATATTCCACAAGTCTTGATTATGATTACGTTGTTGAAAATGATATAATGCTTGCCTATGAGCTTAATGATATCACTCTGCCAGCAGATCGTGGATTTCCACTACAGCTTGTAGCTGAGAGTAAATATGGTTACAAATGGGCAAAGTGGATCACTTCAATCGAGGTTACCGATGAGCCTTACAAAGGTTACTGGGAAACAGCAGGATACAGTAATGATGCAGAAGTTGGCGGACCTGCATTTGAGCGATAA
- a CDS encoding PepSY domain-containing protein: MRKTTTILLAGMLIVAIAGIGMASAATDESDDATFFGHMYRWAGHGMRYASGYANSFGYENCPVYGAYATDGTTVDVSVATIDDAIDIAEDTTGQDVAESDVYQMGRWWVFIYTEDDVTKQGRIDAYTGDVIEDFYAGSTYQGQYYHGGRGMCRTGFRY, translated from the coding sequence ATGAGAAAAACAACAACAATCCTCCTTGCTGGTATGCTCATTGTAGCAATTGCAGGGATTGGTATGGCAAGCGCAGCAACAGATGAGTCAGATGATGCAACATTCTTCGGACATATGTACAGATGGGCAGGCCATGGTATGAGATATGCCAGCGGATACGCAAACAGTTTTGGATATGAGAATTGTCCGGTCTACGGAGCATATGCAACTGACGGAACAACAGTTGATGTTTCAGTAGCAACCATCGATGATGCCATCGATATTGCAGAAGACACAACAGGACAGGATGTTGCAGAGTCAGATGTCTACCAGATGGGAAGATGGTGGGTCTTCATCTATACAGAGGATGATGTTACCAAACAAGGTCGTATCGATGCTTACACCGGTGATGTAATAGAAGATTTCTACGCAGGTTCGACATATCAGGGTCAGTACTATCATGGAGGCCGTGGAATGTGCAGAACAGGCTTTAGATATTAA
- a CDS encoding PAS domain S-box protein, with the protein MTKDKSSLKELEEENIDLKSRVEELEKSFDSFKKDKEEELSRKNVLLEGLLKSVPELVYWKDEKGKFLLCNSEFAKSFGMNVEDIIGKTDYDIISKEEADAVRKMDKKVIMEKQPNRNEEWVTFPDGNKKFFETYKAPLYTEKDEFVGTMGISRDITLQRKEEEELARAHEQLLSVIEAFDDPAYVADPVTYELLFANRTIKKDMGEDITGNKCYSALQGFDSPCPFCTNHLIFGDNIGKTHIWEAQNVKTKRWYRCIDKAIEWPDGRMVRFEMAVDIHRERMAQKALQESEEKYRTYVNTSPNPIFVLDFEGNFIDVNPAACDVTGYSKNELLKMSFYDMFPEEERIQRENNFKQLQLKGKMSGEFPYVNKTGVKFYLSIEVLKIPENRFLAICADVTERKKTEEKILQAKINAEAANRTKTEFLANMSHELRTPLNSVIGFADVLMSQVAGEINNKQAGYLNNISHSGKHLLNIINEILDISKIESGQMKLYKEDVLLVETYAEIIASLQHIASRKEIELDVSPWPEGEYAYADKAKLKQILYNLVGNAIKFTNEGGSVIIGTKNDGEFVHISVTDTGIGISPDGLTKLFKPFTQLESFESRTYEGTGLGLALSKEIVELHGGHISAESEVGKGSTFTFALPVFKNT; encoded by the coding sequence ATGACAAAGGATAAATCATCATTAAAGGAACTGGAAGAAGAAAATATTGATCTCAAGAGCCGAGTTGAAGAGCTTGAAAAGTCTTTTGATTCCTTTAAAAAAGATAAAGAAGAAGAATTAAGCCGAAAAAATGTCCTGCTTGAAGGATTATTAAAGTCGGTTCCTGAACTTGTCTATTGGAAAGATGAAAAAGGAAAGTTTCTTCTGTGCAACTCTGAATTTGCAAAATCCTTCGGAATGAACGTGGAAGATATTATTGGCAAAACTGACTATGACATTATCAGCAAAGAGGAAGCAGATGCTGTGCGGAAAATGGATAAAAAGGTCATCATGGAAAAACAACCTAACAGAAATGAAGAATGGGTTACATTTCCTGATGGAAATAAAAAATTCTTTGAAACATATAAAGCACCTCTGTATACTGAAAAAGATGAATTTGTTGGCACAATGGGAATAAGCAGGGACATTACCCTGCAAAGAAAAGAGGAGGAGGAACTTGCCAGGGCGCATGAACAACTTCTTTCGGTAATTGAAGCATTCGATGACCCCGCATATGTTGCTGACCCTGTTACCTACGAACTTCTTTTTGCCAACAGGACAATCAAAAAGGATATGGGTGAAGATATAACTGGAAACAAATGTTATAGCGCCCTTCAGGGATTCGATTCACCATGTCCATTCTGTACAAATCACCTTATTTTTGGCGATAATATTGGAAAAACCCACATATGGGAAGCACAGAATGTCAAAACCAAGCGATGGTATCGTTGCATTGATAAAGCTATTGAATGGCCTGATGGAAGAATGGTCAGATTTGAAATGGCTGTTGACATCCACAGAGAGAGAATGGCACAAAAAGCATTACAGGAAAGTGAGGAGAAATACAGGACATATGTAAATACCTCGCCAAATCCAATTTTTGTTCTAGACTTTGAAGGGAACTTTATAGATGTAAACCCGGCAGCTTGTGATGTAACAGGGTATTCTAAAAATGAATTGCTCAAGATGAGTTTTTATGATATGTTTCCCGAAGAGGAAAGAATCCAACGTGAAAATAATTTTAAGCAGCTTCAACTCAAAGGAAAAATGTCAGGTGAATTCCCATACGTGAACAAGACCGGAGTTAAGTTTTACCTTTCAATCGAAGTTTTAAAAATACCAGAGAATCGTTTTCTTGCAATATGTGCTGACGTAACAGAAAGGAAAAAAACAGAAGAGAAAATACTACAGGCAAAGATCAATGCAGAAGCTGCAAACAGAACAAAGACCGAGTTCCTTGCCAATATGAGCCATGAACTGCGCACACCACTGAATTCTGTTATCGGATTTGCAGACGTACTGATGAGTCAGGTGGCAGGCGAGATAAATAATAAGCAAGCAGGCTACCTTAACAATATTTCTCATAGTGGAAAGCATCTTCTTAACATCATAAACGAGATCCTGGATATTTCAAAGATAGAATCTGGACAGATGAAACTATATAAAGAAGATGTGTTACTGGTAGAAACCTATGCGGAGATCATCGCCTCACTGCAACATATTGCAAGCAGAAAAGAGATAGAACTTGATGTTTCACCCTGGCCTGAAGGTGAATATGCATATGCTGACAAGGCAAAGCTGAAGCAGATACTCTACAACCTTGTGGGCAATGCCATTAAATTTACCAATGAAGGAGGGTCGGTAATCATTGGGACAAAAAATGACGGAGAATTTGTCCATATATCGGTTACGGATACAGGTATTGGTATCTCACCTGACGGATTAACGAAATTGTTCAAACCATTTACACAGCTTGAATCCTTTGAATCAAGAACTTATGAAGGAACCGGACTTGGTCTTGCACTTTCAAAGGAGATCGTGGAACTGCACGGAGGACATATAAGCGCTGAAAGTGAAGTTGGTAAAGGAAGCACATTTACTTTTGCATTACCGGTATTCAAAAACACTTGA
- a CDS encoding ArsR family transcriptional regulator — protein sequence MTKTLQQIITIGEAISHPVRLKLLYLLSERERYIYDLSKDLDLSRQVIQLHLKRLEKAGFVESDLRLEDNDNRAKKFYKLKEFDVELDIEDLNKIFG from the coding sequence ATGACAAAAACACTTCAGCAGATAATTACTATTGGAGAGGCTATTTCACATCCTGTCAGGTTAAAACTCCTGTATCTGCTCTCTGAAAGGGAGAGATACATATACGACCTGTCCAAGGATCTTGACCTGTCACGTCAGGTCATTCAGCTTCACTTAAAGAGGCTGGAAAAGGCCGGATTTGTTGAAAGCGACCTGAGGCTTGAGGATAACGACAACCGTGCCAAGAAGTTCTATAAGCTGAAAGAGTTCGATGTTGAACTTGATATTGAGGATCTGAACAAGATATTCGGATGA
- a CDS encoding metal-dependent hydrolase, which produces MVNTLSHLGIGLLIASVAGLNSRQIKIVALMSILPDLDFILNALFLAIDGHLDHQMYNVLYYLMGHREFLHSLLFALAVTLYVWYREKDRMLTIASGAAILSHVYLDYVTSWKMRPFFPFINETSTIGAIDFFDPVVTVISFIPIFYILAGRVRDSKNNVSPNSLNNGKNASSKVNGHIRSLLQGNGSWLTGISKGEHRLLYKKLLIIFVIWCVFNPLAKAVLISDIERTEDHDISYQDSYPISPGIFLSAYEFNETAYRIFAFSYWSGVEEERSVEKCYCDRNSSVPYLQRAQILYSSSLPGEVDYPVYNVSTYDSNVTVVLSDARNPLAQYWAYFKTEYVFVFDTDSENYVVYVKRNYQYTKPMPKGMFE; this is translated from the coding sequence ATGGTAAATACTCTGTCCCATCTGGGAATCGGCTTACTTATAGCATCTGTTGCAGGACTTAACAGCAGGCAGATAAAGATAGTTGCTTTAATGTCAATACTGCCAGATCTGGATTTCATACTGAATGCATTGTTCCTTGCAATAGACGGACATCTTGATCACCAGATGTATAACGTTCTCTACTATCTGATGGGTCACAGAGAGTTCTTGCATTCTCTCCTTTTTGCTCTGGCTGTAACTCTCTATGTATGGTATAGGGAAAAGGACCGCATGCTCACAATTGCTTCCGGTGCTGCCATACTCAGTCACGTATATCTGGATTATGTGACAAGCTGGAAAATGAGGCCATTTTTCCCATTTATCAATGAAACATCAACAATAGGAGCTATTGATTTCTTTGATCCTGTGGTCACAGTCATATCATTTATTCCAATTTTCTACATTCTTGCAGGTCGTGTCCGTGACAGCAAGAATAATGTTTCTCCCAATTCTCTCAATAATGGAAAGAATGCATCTTCAAAGGTAAATGGTCACATCCGCTCACTCCTTCAGGGAAATGGTAGCTGGCTTACCGGTATTTCAAAAGGTGAACACAGGCTGCTCTACAAGAAACTACTGATAATATTTGTTATATGGTGTGTTTTTAATCCGCTGGCAAAAGCAGTTCTGATATCAGACATAGAGAGAACTGAAGATCACGATATCAGCTACCAGGATTCCTATCCGATTTCGCCGGGAATTTTCCTTTCAGCTTATGAGTTCAATGAGACTGCATACAGGATATTCGCCTTTAGTTACTGGTCTGGTGTAGAGGAAGAGAGATCTGTGGAGAAATGTTATTGTGACCGGAACTCTTCGGTTCCGTACCTGCAACGGGCGCAAATCCTGTATAGTTCCAGTCTTCCGGGTGAGGTGGATTATCCGGTGTACAACGTTTCCACCTATGATTCCAATGTCACGGTAGTTCTTAGCGATGCCCGCAATCCACTTGCTCAGTACTGGGCCTATTTTAAGACTGAGTACGTGTTCGTGTTTGATACTGATAGTGAAAACTATGTTGTTTATGTGAAACGCAATTATCAGTATACCAAACCAATGCCAAAAGGCATGTTCGAGTGA
- the ala gene encoding alanine dehydrogenase, which translates to MDVLWLDQSDVRSVIDMPLTLSAVENGFREHGLKKVQMPAKSYLYFEKHNGDLRTMPSFMEEQDIAGVKIVNVHPDNRDKGLPTVMAVIVLNSTETGAPLAIMDGTHVTDMRTGAAGGVAAKYLARKDSSVVGMVGTGGQARTQLLALSEVMDIEEVRITCRNAAHCESFENDMQKIVSCDFIRKESIKDVCDCDVLVTTTPVRGPVVKAEWVREGTHINAIGADAMGKQELESSIMKKTRIIVDDIVQASHSGEVNVPLSQGIISESDIHAELGEVVAGVKKGRLSDDDITIFDSTGLAVQDLVTANMVYTKAVELGIGKKMRLF; encoded by the coding sequence ATGGATGTTTTATGGCTTGACCAGTCTGATGTCAGAAGTGTGATCGATATGCCTCTGACCCTGTCTGCTGTGGAGAATGGTTTCAGGGAGCATGGCCTTAAAAAAGTGCAGATGCCTGCAAAGTCGTATCTCTATTTTGAAAAGCACAATGGTGACCTGCGTACCATGCCATCGTTCATGGAAGAGCAGGATATCGCAGGTGTCAAGATCGTCAACGTACACCCGGATAACCGTGACAAAGGTCTTCCAACCGTGATGGCTGTTATAGTTCTCAATTCTACTGAAACAGGTGCTCCTCTTGCAATTATGGACGGCACGCATGTAACAGATATGAGAACCGGCGCAGCAGGAGGTGTAGCTGCTAAATATCTTGCACGCAAGGATTCCAGTGTTGTCGGCATGGTTGGCACAGGCGGTCAGGCCCGGACACAACTGCTGGCATTGTCAGAGGTCATGGATATCGAGGAAGTCAGAATCACTTGCAGAAACGCAGCACATTGTGAGTCATTTGAAAATGACATGCAAAAGATCGTCAGTTGTGATTTTATTCGAAAGGAAAGCATTAAAGATGTTTGTGACTGCGATGTCCTTGTAACAACAACGCCTGTCAGAGGGCCGGTGGTGAAAGCCGAATGGGTACGTGAAGGAACTCATATAAATGCCATCGGTGCCGATGCCATGGGTAAGCAGGAACTGGAATCATCAATAATGAAAAAGACGAGGATCATTGTTGATGATATTGTGCAGGCATCCCATTCCGGTGAGGTCAATGTACCGCTGTCACAGGGAATAATCTCAGAATCAGACATCCATGCAGAGCTTGGTGAAGTGGTTGCAGGAGTTAAAAAAGGCCGGCTCTCTGATGATGATATTACGATATTCGATTCAACAGGACTTGCAGTTCAGGATCTTGTGACTGCCAACATGGTTTATACAAAAGCTGTTGAACTGGGTATAGGTAAAAAGATGAGGCTTTTCTGA